The Radiobacillus deserti genomic interval TTCCAATTGGTGTATCCAACCATTGTTGAGTTTGATTTTCAAATTCTCCAATCATGCTTAAAACTTCTTGATCTGCAGGTAGCTTATCGACTTCGATAAGTGTAGATATGGCATCTAATAGAACATACTCATTCCCCATTTTTTCTAGAGTAATGCGGATTTCTCCAAGCTTTTGCCCATTATTGCTAGGTTGGATAATAGAGACCCCATTTACTTTTCCGACTAATGATCGGTGCTGATGTCCTGTTATTAAGATATCTAATCCTTCGATTTCCTGGCACATTTGATACCCTTGATTTTCCCCTGTTAACGGTTCCGTAGGTTCCCCTGTTTCCAAATCTCTCTCGAACCCACCGTGGTATGAGACAACCATGACATCCGGATTTTCTTCGGCTCTTATAAGTGAAACCCATTTTTTCGCCGTTTCTAACGCGTCTTTAAATTCTAGCCCTTGTATATGGTTCGGATCCTCCCAATTCGGTACATAATGAGTCGTAACCCCTAGAACGGCAACTTTAATTCCATCTAAGTCGAACACTTGATATGGCGTGCCAAATGCAGGCTGTTCTGTTTGTGCATCTATCACATTTGCGGATAACCACGGGAATTCCGATTGTTCCACTACTTTTTTCAAGTAATCTGTTCCGTAATTAAACTCATGGTTCCCAAAAACAGCTGCTTGGTATCCTAAAGCATTTGCCACTTCAATAATAGGGTTTTTAGAGTCTTTATGATACTTTGCGTGATAATAAGTTAACGGACTACCTTGGACGAGATCACCGTTATCCAGCAACAAAACGGAGTGATGATTTCTCTGTTCTTTCATATATGTAGTTAATTTAGCTAAGCCTATTGGTTGATCCGAGCGATCACGATAATGAGTAGGATAAATATATCCGTGAATGTCACTCGTCGTAAGTATAACTATATCTTTTTTCATCTATTACCCTCCTGTATCGCCATTCATTTATAACATGTTGCAACAAATTTTAGCAAAATACTAAAAAAATTAACATAAATTTACAAATAATTCACTCTAACTTTACAATTGGCATGGTATATTTATCGAGTGTTATAAATTTATTATTCAATGGGGGTTATTTTTCACATGTTAAAGAAATTTGCAACATTAGGTACAACTCTTGCTTTAACTGTTGGTATCATGAGTGCTTGTGGATCTGATGAAGGTCAGAATGCAGACGGCGGCAGTGACGCATATGTACCGGAAACTCTTACGGTTCAATTCGTTCCGTCACAAAACGCTGATACGCTTGAAGCGAAAGCAAAACCACTTGAAGGTTTACTAAGTGACGAACTAGGCATCCCTGTTGAAGTTAGCGTATCTACTAACTACAACACTATTATAGAAGCAATGGCTTCTAAAAAGGTAGACGTTGGTTTCTTACCTCCAACTGCGTATGTACTGGCGAAAGATAAAGGTGCAGCTGAAGTTATTCTTCAAGCACAACGCTACGGAGTAGATGATGAAACTGGACAACCTACAGAAGAATTAGTAGATGGCTACAAATCTGAAATTATCGTAAAAGCAGACTCTGGAATTGACAGCCTTGAAGACCTTAAAGGTAAAAAGATTGCATTCCAAAGATGTAACTTCTTCCGCTGGTTATGTCTGGCCTGCAGCTGCATTAATGGATGTTGGTTTAGATCCATTACAGGATGTTGAAGCTGTTACAGTCAAGGGACATGACCAAGGTGTACTTGCTGTTCTTAACGGGGACGTAGATGCAGCAGCCGTTTTCCAAGATGCTCGTAATCTCGTGTCTGGTGATTATCCAGACGTATTTAAGGATACTAAAGTGATTCACTTCACAGAATTCATTCCAAACGATACAATCTCTGTACGTTCTGACATGGACCAAGAGTGGGTTGATAAAATTACAGAAGCTTTCATTAACATTGGCAAAAGCGAAGAAGGACATGCTATCGTTAAAGAAATCTACACACACGAAGGATACGTAGAATCTCAAGATAGCAACTTCGATATCGTAAGGGAATACTCTGAAAAAGTGAAAACAGAATAGTATTTGACCTAAATGAACAATCGTACAAGTTACAGCCAGTGTGCAATATGCACTGGCTGTGCTTTTATTCCTTTCATCGTCTCTTCAAAAGTACAACTATGATTTTCTCAAATTTAGACAAAGGTTGGTATGAAAAGTGATTGAATTCCAAAATGTCTCAAAGGTTTACCCAAATGGAACGCAAGGGTTGAAAGATATTAATGTAACCATTAATAAAGGTGAATTTGTTGTAATCGTAGGTTTATCCGGTGCGGGGAAATCTACATTTCTTCGTTCTATTAATCGTCTTCATGAAATCTCTACTGGAAATATAGTAATAGGTGACCAATCCATAACAGAAGCAAGGGGTTCTGAACTAAGAAAAATCCGCCGGGATATCGGTATGATTTTCCAAAACTTTAACCTCGTGAAACGGTCTACTGTACTTCGCAATGTTTTATCCGGAAGGGTTGGCTATCACTCTACATTACGGACTCTTTTGGGAATGTTCCCTAGAAAAGACATGGAGCTAGCATTTGATGCACTAAAGCGTGTAAACATTTTAGAAAAAGCATACACTCGTTCTGACCAACTATCAGGTGGACAGCAACAACGTGTATCGATTGCGCGTGCGTTAGCACAAGAAGCTAAAATTATTCTGGCGGATGAGCCAGTAGCTTCCTTAGATCCATTAACTACAAAGCAGGTGATGGATGATTTAAAGAAGATCAACCAGGAATTAGGGATCACTACAGTAGTTAACTTGCACTTTATCGATATCGCCAGACAGTACGCCACGAGAATTATCGGGCTTCAAGCAGGTGAAATCGTATTTGATGGACCAGTAGAAGAAGCTACGGATGAGCGCTTCTCTGAAATTTATGGACAACCTCTGGAAACAAAGACAGATGAACCATCGGGAGCGTTGGAAACATGAGTCCAATAAAAGAACAACAATTACCACAGCCTCCTAGTAAGTTAAAGCCTACTCTTACCTTAGTTCTCATCCTTTTAGCGATTTGGCTGAGTGCGATTAAAGCAGATGTCCGTATTAGTGAGTTTTTCTTAAGCTTCGGAAACATGTGGGAGCTTATTGCGCAAATGTTCCCACCAAACTGGGCATACTTCGACAATATTGTAGTCCCAATGTTAGAAACATTGCGTATGGCTGTTGTCGGAACAACGATTGGTGCCATTATTTCCGTTCCAATTGCACTATTTTCAGCAAGCAATTTGATTCAAACTCGTTGGATTCACTATCCAGTACGGTTCGTCTTAAATCTCATTCGTACGGTTCCGGAACTATTACTTGCAGCTATTTTTGTTGCGATTTTTGGTCTTGGACCATTGCCAGGTATTCTGGCTATATCTTTATTTTCAGTCGGTATCATCGCAAAGTTAACCTATGAATCAATTGAAGCGATTGACAAAGGCCCACTAGAGGCGATGACTGCTGTAGGAGCGAACAAAATTCAATGGATTGTGTTTGCCGTTATTCCACAGGTTGCTGCTTATTTCATTTCGTATGTCCTTTATACCTTTGAAGTGAACGTTCGTGCTGCCGCCATCTTAGGACTAGTTGGTGCTGGTGGTATCGGGCTTTATTATGACCATACTCTAGGATTCCTAGAATACGATAAAACGAATATGATTATTATCTTTACACTTGTAGTTGTATTAATTATTGATTACATCAGTACCAAATTACGGGAGAAATTACTATGAGTAGCACAACTATACCTACAAAGCCGAAAAAAAGAGTGTTTCTTCGTTGGATAGTCGGGATTTTATTAGCATTCATT includes:
- the phnE gene encoding phosphonate ABC transporter, permease protein PhnE, which codes for MSPIKEQQLPQPPSKLKPTLTLVLILLAIWLSAIKADVRISEFFLSFGNMWELIAQMFPPNWAYFDNIVVPMLETLRMAVVGTTIGAIISVPIALFSASNLIQTRWIHYPVRFVLNLIRTVPELLLAAIFVAIFGLGPLPGILAISLFSVGIIAKLTYESIEAIDKGPLEAMTAVGANKIQWIVFAVIPQVAAYFISYVLYTFEVNVRAAAILGLVGAGGIGLYYDHTLGFLEYDKTNMIIIFTLVVVLIIDYISTKLREKLL
- a CDS encoding bifunctional metallophosphatase/5'-nucleotidase is translated as MKKDIVILTTSDIHGYIYPTHYRDRSDQPIGLAKLTTYMKEQRNHHSVLLLDNGDLVQGSPLTYYHAKYHKDSKNPIIEVANALGYQAAVFGNHEFNYGTDYLKKVVEQSEFPWLSANVIDAQTEQPAFGTPYQVFDLDGIKVAVLGVTTHYVPNWEDPNHIQGLEFKDALETAKKWVSLIRAEENPDVMVVSYHGGFERDLETGEPTEPLTGENQGYQMCQEIEGLDILITGHQHRSLVGKVNGVSIIQPSNNGQKLGEIRITLEKMGNEYVLLDAISTLIEVDKLPADQEVLSMIGEFENQTQQWLDTPIGKVNGDLSIVDPLQTRMRDTPIIEFINKVQMDAAEVDISNTSLFSNDSPGFGNEVTMRDIVSNYVYPNTLKVIRITGQDIKDALEQSASYFKIVDGKIGVNPSFIDPKPQHYNYDMWEGIEYEIKVSNPIGERITKLLYQGKPLVLSNQYDVVMNNYRAGGAGNFDMYSGKPVVKEIPIDMTELIANYLLKRNTIQATCNYNWKVVL
- the phnC gene encoding phosphonate ABC transporter ATP-binding protein, which encodes MIEFQNVSKVYPNGTQGLKDINVTINKGEFVVIVGLSGAGKSTFLRSINRLHEISTGNIVIGDQSITEARGSELRKIRRDIGMIFQNFNLVKRSTVLRNVLSGRVGYHSTLRTLLGMFPRKDMELAFDALKRVNILEKAYTRSDQLSGGQQQRVSIARALAQEAKIILADEPVASLDPLTTKQVMDDLKKINQELGITTVVNLHFIDIARQYATRIIGLQAGEIVFDGPVEEATDERFSEIYGQPLETKTDEPSGALET